Proteins encoded together in one Falco peregrinus isolate bFalPer1 chromosome 2, bFalPer1.pri, whole genome shotgun sequence window:
- the ERN1 gene encoding serine/threonine-protein kinase/endoribonuclease IRE1 isoform X5 — MYDTKKKELRWNATYFDYAATLPDEDIKYKMSHFVSNGDGLVVTVDSESGDVLWIQNYASPVVAFYIWQREGLRKVMHTNVGIETLRYLTFMSGEVGHITKWKYPFPKETETKSKLTPTLYVGKYSTSLYASPSMVHEGVTVVPRGSAIPLLEGPKTEGVTIEDNGECVITPSTDVKFSSGLKEKNKLNYWNDWLLIGHHETPLSAPTKILEKFPSNLPKRPENVIPADSDKATIEEVIEIVEGSSAEVPPAVPKDIEEKPAQPITRPEAPVDSMLKDMATIILSTFLLVGWVAFIITYPMSVHQQQQRQHQLEEKIQLLQQQKLPFRAPSDLPPEADFLDASCGRTESSAASTPNMSPRASNHSAYSSISTSDAGSCLSTEQEEGDEDVNRVMVGKISFNPKDVLGHGAEGTIVYRGTFDNRDVAVKRILPECFSFADREVQLLRESDEHPNVIRYFCTEKDRQFQYIAIELCAATLQEYVEQKPFSHHGLQPITLLQQTTSGLAYLHSLSIVHRDLKPHNILISMPNAHGKVKAMISDFGLCKKLAVGRHSFSRRSGVPGTEGWIAPEMLSEDCKENPTYTVDIFSAGCVFYYVVSEGSHPFGKSLQRQANILLGAYSLESLNAGRHEDIVARDLIEQMINMDPQKRPSASCVLKHPFFWSLEKQLQFFQDVSDRIEKESLDGPIVKQLERGGREVVKMDWREHITVPLQTDLRKFRSYKGGSVRDLLRAMRNKKHHYRELPPEVQETLGSIPDDFVRYFTARFPRLLLHTYSAMRICCRERLFQHYYHQDAAERSLAGDAV; from the exons AGATGTCCCACTTTGTGTCTAATGGAGATGGGCTGGTGGTGACGGTGGACAGTGAGTCTGGGGACGTACTGTGGATTCAGAACTACGCTTCTCCTGTGGTAGCCTTTTACATCTGGCAACGTGAAGGATTACGGAAAGTTATGCACACTAATGTGGGGATAGAAACTCTGCGGTACTTGACATTCATGTCTGGGGAGGTTGGACACATTACCAAGTGGAAATACCCTTTCCCGAAGGAAACAGAGACCAAGAGCAAACTGAC accaACTCTGTATGTAGGGAAATACTCCACAAGTTTGTACGCATCGCCATCAATGGTGCATGAAGGAGTAACTGTTGTG CCCCGCGGCAGTGCCATACCCTTACTAGAGGGTCCGAAAACAGAAGGCGTCACAATTGAAGACAATGGCGAGTGTGTTATCACCCCCAGTACGGATGTGAAGTTTTCGAGTGgactgaaggaaaagaacaaactCAACTACTGGAACGACTGGCTTTTAATAG GGCACCATGAAACACCACTATCTGCTCCTACAAAGATCCTGGAGAAATTCCCAAGCAACTTACCTAAGAGGCCTGAAAACGTGATTCCAGCTGACTCTGACAAAGCCACTATTGAAGAG GTTATTGAAATCGTTGAAGGTTCTTCAGCAGAAGTGCCACCTGCTGTTCCGAAGGATATTGAGGAGAAACCTGCTCAGCCCATCACCCGGCCCGAGGCTCCGGTGGACTCCATGTTGAAAGACATGGCCACGATCATCCTCAGCACCTTCCTGCTTGTGGGCTGGGTGGCTTTTATCATCACTTACCCAATG AGCGTACACCAGCAGCAACAGAGGCAGCATCAGCTGGAAGAGAAGATACAGCTCCTGCAGCAACAGAAGCTGCCCTTCCGTGCTCCCAGTGATCTCCCTCCCGAAGCAGATTTCTTGGATGCCTCCTGTGGGCGGACAgagagctctgctgccagcaccccaaACATGTCCCCCAGAGCATCAAACCATTCTGCGTATTCCAGCATCTCCACATCTGACGCTGGGAGCTGCCTCTCCACTGAGCAAGAGGAGGGAG ATGAAGATGTGAACAGGGTGATGGTTGGCAAGATTTCATTTAACCCAAAAGATGTATTGGGACATGGAGCTGAAGGGACAATTGTTTACAG GGGCACATTTGACAACCGTGATGTCGCAGTGAAAAGAATTCTTCCCGAGTGCTTCAGCTTTGCAGACCGTGAAGTACAGCTGCTGCGAGAGTCAGATGAACATCCTAATGTGATCCGCTACTTCTGCACAGAGAAGGACCGGCAGTTTCAGTACATAGCCATCGAGCTGTGTGCTGCCACTTTACAGGAG TACGTTGAGCAGAAGCCCTTCAGTCACCATGGCTTACAACCCATCACTCTCCTGCAACAGACGACATCTGGTCTTGCTTACCTGCACTCCCTCAGTATTG TCCACAGGGACCTGAAGCCCCATAACATCCTCATCTCGATGCCTAATGCCCATGGGAAGGTCAAAGCTATGATTTCAGACTTTGGACTGTGCAAGAAGCTGGCAGTGGGCAGGCACAGCTTTAGCCGCCGGTCGGGCGTGCCAGGCACCGAAGGGTGGATCGCCCCGGAGATGCTGAGTGAAGACTGCAAAGAGAACCCC ACATATACCGTGGACATCTTTTCAGCTGGCTGTGTCTTTTATTATGTGGTATCTGAAGGCAGCCATCCCTTTGGCAAATCTCTGCAGCGGCAAGCCAACATTCTGCTGGGTGCATACAGCCTGGAGTCTTTAAATGCAGGGAGGCATG aagacaTAGTTGCTCGTGATTTAATAGAGCAGATGATAAACATGGACCCTCAGAAACGTCCGTCTGCCAGCTGTGTGCTAAAACACCCATTCTTTTGGAGTTTAGAAAAGCAGCTCCAGTTTTTTCAG GATGTTAGCGACCGGATAGAGAAGGAATCCTTAGATGGTCCAATAGTCAAGCAATTAGAAAGAGGCGGAAGAGAGGTGGTGAAGATGGACTGGAGGGAGCACATCACTGTTCCTCTTCAGACAG ACCTCCGAAAATTCAGGTCCTATAAAGGAGGCTCAGTACGGGATCTTCTGAGGGCAATGAGAAATAAG AAGCACCACTACAGAGAACTGCCTCCCGAGGTGCAGGAGACGCTGGGCTCCATCCCGGATGATTTTGTACGTTACTTCACAGCTCGTTTCCCTCGCCTGCTCCTGCACACCTACAGCGCTATGCGCATCTGCTGCCGAGAAAGGCTGTTCCAGCATTACTATCATCAGGACGCTGCAGAGCGGAGCCTGGCAGGAGACGCTGTTTGA